The sequence TACTACTGTCTCAACTTTTCTATATAAGTCAGCCCGATGTATTTTAATTTACTAACTCAGATTCGTTGTTTTCCTTTAAATAAAGGACTCTGTTGATTGCATTTAAGTATGCCTTTGCAGACGCCTCAATAACATCCTGTGCGAGACCGCGGCCGCTTGTGTCCATATCCGCACAACGCATTTTTACAAATACTTGGGCAAGGGCATCTCTGCCGCCGCCAACAGATTGAATTCGATAATCTAATAAGTTGACTGATTCATCAACCATTTTCTCTAAAGTGTTGTATACGGCTTCTACACTGCCTTTAGCAGAACCTGTTTCCGTAATATTTTCATTATTATTAGTTAGGGTAATGGTTGCCGTATGTTCATTTTCATTACTTTGAACAGAAACATTCACTAACTGATAATATTGATCATCTTTAGAGATTTTGTTTTCTAAAACAAGTGCAACTAAATCGTCATCTGTCATTTCTTTTTTGCGATCCGCCAAGTCTTTAAAGGCAGCAAATAATTCATTTACTTCGTCTTCTTCGATAACAAAGCCTAGTTCTTCTAAGCGATTTGTAAAAGCATGACGTCCTGAATGTTTACCAAGAACTAAGTTATTTGAGGAGAATCCAACTAATTCAGGTGAAATAATCTCATAGGTTGATTTTTCCTTTAATACTCCATCTTGGTGAATTCCAGATTCATGAGCAAAGGCGTTCGCACCAACAACAGCTTTGTTTGCTGGAACAACCATCCCCGTTAATTTGCTGACAATCGTACTTGTACGGCTGATTTCCTGTAACACAAGACGTGTATCCGCTTTGTAATAATCATTTCTGATTCGAAGCGCTAAAGCTACTTCTTCTAAAGCTGTATTTCCGGCACGCTCACCAATTCCGTTGATTGTACCTTCGACTTGTGTTGCCCCATTTTCTACCGCAGCCAATGAGTTGGCAACAGCCATTCCTAAATCATCATGACAGTGAGTAGATAAATCTACTTTATCAATAGAAGGAACATTTTGTTTTAAGTATTTAAAAATTTGACCATAATCATAAGGTGTGCCATATCCAACGGTATCAGGAATGTTTATAACATTTGCACCAGCTTGGATCACTTTCTCAACAATCTCTGCTAAAAAGTCTAACTCTGTTCTGCTTGCATCTTCAGCAGACCATTGAACAACCGGAAACTTTGCTGCTGCATATTTCACAGCCGCTACAGACTGTTCAACCACTTGTTCTTTAGACATTTTTAACTTATATTCACGGTGAATGGGCGAAGTTGCTAAGAAGATATGAAGTCTTGGGTTTACCCCATCCTTTAACGCTTCCCATGCAATGTCCATATCTTTTTGTGTACAACGGGCTAAGCCTGTTACTGTACTATTTTTGACACTTTGGGCGATCTTTTGAACAGCTGCTGCATCACCTTTTGAGGCGGCTGGAAAGCCCGCCTCAATAACATCTACATTTAAACGTTCTAATTGTTTAGCGATTTCTAGTTTTTCGGAAAAATTAAGATTAACCCCTGGTGTCTGTTCCCCATCTCGAAGTGTCGTGTCATAAATCTTAATTCTTTGCACTACCCACCACTTCTTTCTGTTTAGCGTCGTTGACGAATGGCATCATTTTTCTTAACTCACGGCCAACCACTTCAATTTGGTGTTCATTTTCACGATTTTTAATTGCCGTGTACATTGGACGATTTGCTTGGTTTTCTGAGATCCAACCTTTTGCAAATTTACCATCTTGAATGTCTTTAAGAACTTCTTTCATTGTTTCTTTAACTCTTGCATCTACAACGCGTGGTCCACTTACAAAGTCTCCCCATTCTGCTGTATCAGAAATAGAGTAGCGCATGTTTTCCATTCCGCCTTCATAAATTAGGTCAACGATTAATTTCATTTCATGTAAACATTCGAAGTAAGCAACTTCTGGTTGGTAGCCAGCTTCAACAAGTGTTTCAAAACCAGCTTTAATTAAAGATGTTAATCCACCGCAAAGAACTGCTTGCTCACCGAATAGATCTGTTTCAGTTTCTTCTTTAAATGTTGTTTCAATTGCTCCAGCACGTAAAGAACCGATTGCCTTTGCGTAAGCTAATGCTAATTCTTGTGCTTTTCCAGTAACATCTTGATAGATAGCGAAAATAGCTGGTACTCCAGCACCTTCAGTGTAAGTTCTTCTTACTAAGTGTCCTGGTCCTTTAGGAGCTACTAATAGAACATCACTGTCTGCTGGTGGTACGATTTGGTTAAAGTGAACGTTGAATCCATGAGCAAACATTAACGCTTGACCTTTAAGATTTGGTTCAATTTCTTCCTTATAAACTTTAGCTTGTTGTTCGTCTGGTAAAAGGATCATAACTACATCCGCTTTTGCTGTTGCTTCACCAACTGATAATACTTCAAAACCAGCTTCTACTGCACGATCCCATGAACGACCTTTACGAAGACCGATAATAACATTAACTCCGCTTTCCTTCATATTTAAAGAGTGTGCATGACCTTGTGAGCCATATCCAATCACTGCTACTGTTTTCCCATTTAAAAATTCTGCGTTTGCATCTCCGTTATAGTACATTTTTGCCATTGTTAAAAACCCCTTCTCTTATCATAGTTTTATATATTTTTAGAATTATTTATACAATCATTTCTTAGATTACCTATTTGGAGATATTATTAATACTTTGCCAAGTAGGAATAGGAAACGATGTGTTATACAATATTAAGTTTCTGAGTGCCATGGATTTGCATTCCTCTTGGAAATGCAGTTGTACCAGTTCTTGCCATTTCTTTAATTCCAAATGGTTTAATCAATTCAATAAAGGCTTCAATTTTATCAGTTTCACCTGTAATTTGGATCACAATGCTATCTTTACTTACATCAACAATTGATGCCCGAAACGGTTCAATCAATGAATAAATTTCATTCCGTGTATTCGGTAAAGTTTGAACTTTAATGAGTGCCAACTCACGGGATACAATCGATTGATCGGTGATATCAATCACCTTTAAGACATCGACTTGTTTGTTTAATTGCTTTGTAATTTGCTCAATAATGTTCTCATTTTCTACTTGAACAACACAGGTAATTCTAGAAACACCTTCATGTTCTGTAGGCCCTACCGAAATACTGTCAATATTATAATTTCTTTTTGAAAATAAATTGGTAATTCGGTTCAGCACGCCTGGTTGATTAAGAACGGTTAAACTAATAATTCTTTTAATCATTTGGCTTAACACCTTCCATCTCATGTAGTCCTTTTCCTGGTGCGATCATTGGATATACACATTCTTTAGGTTCAACTCTAAAATCTAGTAAAACAGGCTCATCGTTGTGTAGTACTTCGTTTAAAATCGTATCTGCCTCTTCATTCGTGTTGATTTGATAGCCTTTAATTCCATATGCCTCCGCTAATTTCACGAAATCCGGCTGACTAGGAATCAAGCTATGTGAGTAGCGTTCTTCATAGAATAACTCCTGCCACTGTCTAACCATTCCAAGTGATTGGTTATTAATGATTACCATTTTGATTGGCAATTTGTGTTCACTAATTACTTGTAGTTCTTGTAAACACATTTGGAACCCGCCATCACCTGAGAACATAACAACTGTCTCATCCGGAGCCGCAAGCTGAGCTCCAATACTTGCTGGGAGCCCAAAGCCCATTGTACCAAGACCACCAGATGTTACCCATTTATCCGCTTTGTTGAAACGGTAATATTGTGCAGCCCACATTTGGTGCTGACCGACATCTGTTACAACAATCGCTTCACCGTTCGTTTTTTCATAAATCATTTCAAAAACTTTTTGCGGCTTGATATATCCTAAATCTGAATTTTCATTATAGAAGTAAGGATACTCTTTATTCCATTGATTGATTTGTTCCACCCACTCTTGATGTACAGGAGGTTTTCCGTCTTGACTAATTAATTGTTTCAACGCTTCTTTTGCATCTGCTACAACTGGAATGGTCGTTGGGATATTTTTCCCAATTTCAGCTGGGTCAATATCAATGTGAGCCACCGTTGCATTTGGTGCAAAGTGTTTTAGATTTCCTGTTAATCGGTCATCAAATCGAGCACCGATATTAATTAGAAGATCTGCTTCATACATCGCCATGTTTGCGGCGTAACAACCGTGCATTCCACCTAGACCGATAAATAATTCGTGATCCGCTGGGAAACCGCCTAAGCCAAGCAATGTGTGAACAACCGGAATTTGTTGTTGTTCTACATAATTTTTCAATTCTTCTGTCGCTTTTGAGTGAAGAACACCTGCACCTGCTAAGATAACAGGCTTTTTCGCCGAGCTTACCGCTTCAGTTAACTTACGGATTTGTAAATAATTAGGAACAGTCTTTGGTTGATAACCTGGAAGATTCACTTCTTGATCATCTTCCTTATAATTAACCTTACCGGTTGCAATATCTTTCGGAAAATCAATTAATACCGGACCCGGACGACCTGATGAAGCAATATAAAATGCCTCTTTAATAATTCGAGGGATATCTTCAATGTTACGCACCTGATAATTATGCTTCGTAATCGGTGTTGTAATTCCTAGAACATCCGCTTCTTGGAATGCATCTGATCCGATTAAACTAGTAGCAACCTGGCCTGTGAAGATTACCATTGGTAGTGAATCCATCATTGCATCCGCAATTCCCGTTACCAAATTAGTTGCTCCTGGTCCAGATGTCGCAATCACCACTCCTGGTTTACCAGTAATTCGTGCATAACCCTCTGCCGCATGAATTCCACCTTGTTCATGACGTGGTAAAATATGGCGAATCTTCGTATCATAGATTGAATCATATATAGGTAAAACAGCACCACCTGGGTAACCAAAAATAACTTCTACATTTTCTCTTTCCAACGCCTTAATAAATAGTTCAGCCCCACTAACCACTTGTTGCTGGTTTTCAGTGTTGGTCAAGGCAGTTTTCTGCAACATGGATTATACCTCCTCTTTAATAGAAATGCGCAAGCGCCTTCGGAACAAAAACCCTTTTGTTCCTGCGAAGCACCTCAAGGAAACTTTCCTTGATGCTAGCTCCGTCAGCATAAGACGAGTAGGCTAGAAGTTTGTTTCTCACCTTCTAGACCGATTGACTTATGACCCAAGAAGAGTCAGGCGCTGAGCAAAACTTTTGAAAAATATAAAAAGCCCTTTCATCCCTAATCAGCCAGTTTAATAGCTAAGGGATGAAAAGGCTTTGAGAACCTGTTCCACGGTACCACCCTCGTTTACGCAAAAAGCGTACACTCAAGAACAACTTAGTTGTTCGTTTTGGTAACGAGTGTCGTACACTCGGCTTATCTTAATAAACAAATTGTTGTTCAGATAAGCATTCAGAGGTGAGTTCATTTAATACGCGATTCACCGGTTCCCAGCTACCCCGGCTCTCTTGGCAATCAAACGTAAGAAATTACTTGTCCTCTTCATCACTTTTTCTTAATAGTAAGTATATGTCCAGAAAGAATAATAATGTTTTAAATTTTCAAGCGAATTTGTTTGAAGGTCGCTTTGAAATTTGGATTAACTTGTTTGTTGAAATCATCTTACGCTTAATTTTCAAAGTAGTCAAGGCCAAACAAAAAAATTATTTAAAATAGACAGAAATCACAAACTGTTGTATCCGTTTACATTCTGGTAGTATCAATGTTTGGATAACTATAAATTTTTTATTATTTTTTAAAAAAGTTTGGATGTTATGGATACAATCATGATTTTTAGACAAAAAAATAACTCACCCAAAAAGTTAGGTGAGTTTATATACTGATATGTATGATGGCGTCCCAGGAGAGATTCGAACTCCCGACCGTACGCTTAGAAGGCGTATGCTCTATCCAGCTGAGCTACTGGGACATTTTTTCAAGAACCAAGAACAATAATTATTATATTTCCTTTAGATTAGATTGTCAACTGTTATTGAAATATTTTAATCCAATAGGTCCTTTCTCTACCGTTTATTCTTGGTAGAGAAAGGTTTGTGTTAATCCTGGTAGTTCACCTTTTTCAAGGTCAAAAATATGAAGTTGGTATTCTTTTTCACCCATATCCAGGATTACATAAGTTTTTTCTATTCTTCCACGCGGCAACCGAATACTTCCTGGATTGATAAAGAGGATTCCTCGATCCATTTCAGCACCTAAATAATGAGAATGACCAAAGCAAACAATGTTAGCTCCGACTTCTTTCGCTTTGTAGGCAATGTTCATGAGGTTCGACTTTACAGAATACTTGTGTCCATGAGTAATAAAAATCGTCTTATTACCGACATTTTCCAAAATTTCCTCTAAAAGTCTTTCATCAAAATCACAATTTCCTCCCACAACGACATAATTTTTCATTGCAGGATGATCAGGTTCTAATTCGGAATCCCCACAATGAATGAATAATTGAACTTCATTCTGGTGTTTTTCGTATATTTTTTCCAGTTCACTCGTTAAGCCATGACTATCACTAACAATTAGGACCTTCATTTTTGATATCCTTTCTAGAAATCATTTCTTAAGGCTCTTTTCTCAGACATTGTTGCTTATAGTATAAAAACTTAGTTTTTTACTGTGTATCAAGGTTTATCAGAAGAGAAAAGAGCTGCAAACTGAATTCAAAGCCAGGCAAAAGCTATGTCCACGTTAAAATTGGCCTTTAAATTTTAACAACAAACTTTACGAAATCAGCTTTTCTTAAAAAGTTCAGTTAGCTGTGTTTCCAATTTTTTCATCGCAACTGCCCGATGACTGATTTGATTTTTCTCTTCCGGGGTTAGCTCAGCCATTGATTTTTCCATAGATGACACATAAAAGATCGGATCGTATCCGAAACCGTTTGTCCCTCTTCTTTCAAAGAGGATCACCCCTTCACAAGTTCCATTGACGATTATTGTAGGCTTTCCTGGTTGAGCTACTGCAATCGCACAATAAAACCTGGCACCACGGTCTTTTTCTGGAACTTCCGCCATTTCCTTTAGTACTTTATCATTATTGGCCTCATCGTTCTTATCTTCTCCTGCATAACGCGCAGAATAAACACCAGGCCTGCCATCAAGTGCATCAATCACCACACCTGAATCATCTGCGATTACGACTTCATTAAACTTTTTACAAATGGCCTCCGCTTTTAAAATTGCATTTTCTTCAAATGTTTCACCTGTTTCCTCGACATCATCAATCGCCGGGAAATCCAACAGTGTTTTAACTTCTACACCATATGGTCCCAATATCTTTTGAAAGTCTTTTGCCTTTCCGGCATTTTTAGTTGCGATGATCACGCTTTTCATGTTGAATCTCCTTTAATAGTGGTTGGTTAGTTGGCTAGTTAGTTAGGCTTTAACTTTTCTAACCAACTAAAAGCTACCAACTAGCAGTTAATACAAAAAGAACAAGAGTCGGCATCCCTGCCCACCCTTTCGAATTGATCTTTTTATATTATATCAAAAAACTGTTAATAACTACCAGTGTTTACTTTTTCCGGACGTGAGACTGGTTCCGTTATTTTTTTGCCCTCTTCATCCATTAGTTCCGCTTTACCATTTACTGTCACTGCTACACTTTCAATACCAGGTTGTTCTGTTAAAGATAGGACAAGTGTATTTAATACATGTTCAGAAATCTTCTTTTCCTCAAAACTACTATAAATGGATTCATCGAAATTAAGTGTTACTTGGCCATCTTCTACCTTTGCCTCGTCTATTAATTTAGCCTCTGATCTAAATTCATTTAATAGATTTGAGGAAACGCCAGGACCATCAATAAGCTCGTTCACAGCAGCTGTAATATTGTCGTCGATGGAATTACTCACACGTTTTGTAACAGGAACATAATAATAACTATCCTTCTCTCCGCCAATAAAATAAACCGTAACTGGTTTTGTATTGGTTAAGTCTGCAACATGTGATGTATCCAAGTTAATCCCATCTTTTCTAGATAACTCGGTATTAATCGGTGTTCCATTTACGGGCATTTCTTCAAGCGGATGCCCGTTCAGTTGCAATTTAACCTTATCTATTGAATCAAACTGAGTTAACGTCCATGTGATGGATTGAAGAATTTTCTCCTCATCCTCTGCTTGATACTCTTTAAATTCATTTGAAAAATCAACCGTCGCTACCTTATCCTTCACATTGACACTTAACTTTGTATCCGCAGGGATCACGGCTTGGAATCCATTTGGAAGCATTTCCGTTATAGGTCCATTTTTCACCAGATATTCCAGTGCAAGTGTAGCAATCGATTCTGTTTTTGGCAAATCAATTGTTTGCGGCACAACATAGCCATTTTTATCAATCAAATAAAGTTCTGTTTTAATTGTTTCCTCAACGGCTTTTTCATCTGTTTCCTTTGTCACTTCTTCTTCAGCCTCTTGTTCTGTCACTTCCACGTCTTCGTCCGTATAAGTTACATCTTGAGGCGGATCAATTTTTACCGCTTTATCATCTCCACCTATAAGCCCACAACCGGATAAAAATAAAGCTGTACCTACAACACATAATGCTAATGTAATCTTATATTTTGACTTAGGCATAATAAATCCCTCCAAAGACAGTTTGTACTTCATATATACGAGCTGTTTATAAAAATTAGACCGTCTTTGGACAAAAATATGTAATAGCCAAAAAATAGAACCTCACTACCATCCTGAGATTCTTAAGATAATTTAATAGATACCACTTTTTCCGTTGGTTCTTCTAGCCAGTCTGAAGCAATTTTTGAGAACATTTTTTTCGATCCTGTTGTATAAAAAATATGTTCTGCATCTGATTCTCTATCCTCTATGTTTAATAAGCCACTATGGAAAAGAATTGTACTAACCTCTCTTGCTGTTTCTTCCCCTGAGCTTATCACTTTCACACTATTGCCCATCACATTTTGGATGACGGGTTCTAATAACGGGTAATGCGTGCAACCTAGAATTAATGTATCAAGTCCTTTATCCTTGAGGGGATGTAAGGTTTCCGCTACAATTTTTTCCGCCACATGGCCCGCATACTCCCCACTTTCTACAAGGGGAACAAATTTAGGGCAAGCCAACGATGCCACTTTTGCTCTTTTATTGATTTGTTTCAATGCTTTTTCATAGGCAGCACTTTTGACTGTACCTACCGTGCCAATAACACCAATTTGGCGATTTCGCGTAGCCTTAATCGCAGCCCTTGCCCCAGGATGAATCACTCCAAGAACGGGAATAGATAGTTCATGTCTGATTTCATCAAGTACAACGGCGGTTGCGGTGTTACAGGCAATGACTAACATTTTAATATTCTTTTCTAGCAAAAACTTCGTCATCTGCCATGTAAAAGCTTTTACTTCTTCCACAGGCCGCGGCCCATATGGACAGCGGGCTGTATCACCTAAATAGATAATTTGTTCGTTTGGCAGCTGGCGCATAATTTCCTTAGCGACCGTTAAACCACCTACGCCCGAATCAATAACTCCAATTGGTCTTTTCAAGCTTACCTTCTCCTACTACTATAAGATACAAAATTGCCCTTCCTATTTTCTATCTTTTTTATATATAATTCAAGAACAATTATATTACATATACATTTCTAATTGTAGTAAGCCCGAAAAGTATTTAACTGGTATCCTGTAAACAGGATACCAGTTAATTCTAAAGCTTTAGCTCTCCCATACGAAGGAGCTCAATAACTGCTTGAGAACGCCCCTTTACGCCTAATTTTTGCATGGCATTTGAAATGTGGTTTCGAACTGTTTTCTCGCTGATAAATAATTCTCCCGCGATTTCTTTTGTTGTTTTATCTTGTACTAACAGTTCAAAGACTTCTCTCTCCCGTTTGGTGAGTAATGGCTTGTGAGTATAATCATTCTCCTTCAAGTATTGTAACCCTCCTTGCCTCTGCCAGCTATAAACTGCGGGATGGGTATATATTTAGTCACGATATCTTATGTGAGAATCGCTGTTATAGTGACTATCTTTATCAAGGTTTGAGTAAAATGGGTATTTGTCATTAATTATAAGGCTTAACAGGCTGTAAGACCCTACCTCAAGACTCTAAGTATTATTAAAAGATAGGTGGGAGATCAACTGCTGAAATAAAATTTATCTTTGGGCTTTAGCCATTAGATAAATCAATCAGGCATTGCGTGACTCCCCCTCAGTAGGTGATGTTAGAAAATCCACTGATGGAAGTTTCCCTTTATAGGTATATCAAAAACAGTCTTATCAAAGAGGCATGTTCAATGGTAAACTAGTATTAATTACAGAGAGGTGAATTCAATTGATAACTGAAGCTAAAACCGTCTTACAGGAATATTTTGGGTACAGCGATTTTAGAAAAGGACAGGAGGAGATCATCGGAAACATTTTTAATCGAAAAAACACACTTGGTATTTTGCCAACAGGTGGTGGAAAATCGCTCTGTTTTCAAATCCCAGCTCTTCAATTCCCAGGAACTACAATCGTTATTTCCCCGCTCATTTCACTTATGAAAGACCAAGTGGATGCTTTAACCGCTTCTGATATTCCAGCTACTTTTATTAATAGCTCCATCAATCAAGCAGAACTCAATGATCGAATTACCCGTATTCGACAAGGTGCTTTCAAACTTGTATATGTAGCTCCCGAACGTTTTGATTCTGATTATTTTGTTGATGTGTTAAATTCAATCGACATCCCTTTAATCGCCTTTGATGAGGCGCATTGTATCTCACAATGGGGACATGATTTTAGACCAAGCTACCGCTCGATTGTCACTTCCTTACAGAAAATAAATCAAAACCCTGTGATTGTTGCATTAACCGCCACAGCCACTGCCAATGTGGCACAAGATATCCAGACATTATTGCAAATCCATTCTGACGATACATTTCAAACAGGATTTGCCCGTGAAAATTTATCCTTTCACGTGATGAAAGGCGTAAATAAGCGGGACTTTATTGTGAACTATCTTCGTCAGCATCCGAAACAATCTGGAATTATATATACTTCTAGTCGAAAAGAAACAGATGGATTGTATAACTTTTTATCACTCCAAGGCTTTTCAGCCGCAAAATATCATGCCGGCCTTCGGGAAGAAGAGCGTAAAGATGCCCAAGATCAATTTGTCTATGATGAAAAGGAAATCATGATTGCGACAAATGCCTTTGGGATGGGGATTGATAAATCCAATGTTCGATTTGTTATTCATTATAATTTACCGAAAAATATTGAAGCCTATTACCAGGAAGCAGGACGGGCAGGACGGGATGGAGAAGAAAGTGAATGCTATTTGTTATTCTCCAAACAGGATATTCAATTACAAAAGTTTTTGATCGAAGAAAGTCATCTTAATTATGAAAAGCGAGAACAAGAATATCATAAACTGAATCAAATGGTCAGATACTGCCATACAGAGGAGTGTCTTCAATCATATATTATTCATTACTTTGATGAAAACAGCCCTGAAATGACTTGTCGTAAATGCAGTAATTGTCTCGATCATCGGGAAAAAGTGGACATCACCCGTGAAGCGCAAATGATTTTTTCTTGCTGTAAACGGATGGGAGAACGATTTGGCGCTACATTAATTGCACAAGTGTTAAAAGGTTCAAATCAAAAAAGAATCCGCGAACTAGGATTTCAAGAACTATCAACCTATGGCTTATTACGAACGTATAGAGAAAAAGATATTGTAGATATGATTAATTATCTGCTTTCAGAAGATTATCTGCTTTTAACAGACGGAAAATATCCAGTTATTAAAATTGCCCCAAAAGCCGTCGCTGTTCTTAAAGGAGAAGAAACCGTCTCGATGAAAAAGTCTGTTACACCTGTTATCGAGTCAAATGCACAGGAGGAAAATCAAGACTTATTTGAAACTCTTCGCCTTCTTCGAAAACAAATTGCAGCTGAGGAAGGGGTACCACCTTTTATCATTTTCTCTGATACAACCCTTAAAGAAATGAGTCGATATTTTCCAGTTGATGAAGCTTCGATGCTCGGCATAAAGGGTGTTGGTCAAGCGAAGTTTTCTAAATACGGGCAAGCCTTTATTGATAAAATAAAGGAATTTGTTGAAACACATCAAATTCAAGTTGCTCCTATCCAAATTTCAAGAGACGATGATAGAGACAATAGCCAGCCAAGTCACCTCATTTCCTACGAGTGGTATATTAACGGAAAAACGATAGAGGAAATCGCCAAGGAACGAAAGTTATCAAAAATAACGATTCAAAAACATATTCTACGAAGTGCTGAAGAAGGTCATGAATTAAATTGGGACGAAATTTTTAATAAAGATACAGAGATTAAAGTTTTAGAAATCCTCAGTGAAATGGAAACCGACAAACTTAAACCGATTTGGGAAGCTTTAAATGGAGAAGTCGACTATTTTGTTATTCAAGCGGTTATTTGTAAGAGTCAAATGACTTAACATCAATGGAAAAGCCTGCACTCAATTGTGCAGGCTTTTTCGATTGAATCAAATTCGTCCCACCGAATTTGCGCCCGGGTTTTTATCGATCTCGCTCGATAAAATACCTTTAAAACTCCGGGGCATCCGCCGGAGGCTTCCTTCATTCAGCTAGGTTGAACCCCCATTGAATCAGAAATCCCTTTTCTACACTCATCTCTCACTTACAGAGGGAGACTTGTGCTGAATGAAGTTATTGGTCACTTC is a genomic window of Niallia sp. XMNu-256 containing:
- a CDS encoding 2-isopropylmalate synthase, with translation MQRIKIYDTTLRDGEQTPGVNLNFSEKLEIAKQLERLNVDVIEAGFPAASKGDAAAVQKIAQSVKNSTVTGLARCTQKDMDIAWEALKDGVNPRLHIFLATSPIHREYKLKMSKEQVVEQSVAAVKYAAAKFPVVQWSAEDASRTELDFLAEIVEKVIQAGANVINIPDTVGYGTPYDYGQIFKYLKQNVPSIDKVDLSTHCHDDLGMAVANSLAAVENGATQVEGTINGIGERAGNTALEEVALALRIRNDYYKADTRLVLQEISRTSTIVSKLTGMVVPANKAVVGANAFAHESGIHQDGVLKEKSTYEIISPELVGFSSNNLVLGKHSGRHAFTNRLEELGFVIEEDEVNELFAAFKDLADRKKEMTDDDLVALVLENKISKDDQYYQLVNVSVQSNENEHTATITLTNNNENITETGSAKGSVEAVYNTLEKMVDESVNLLDYRIQSVGGGRDALAQVFVKMRCADMDTSGRGLAQDVIEASAKAYLNAINRVLYLKENNESELVN
- the ilvC gene encoding ketol-acid reductoisomerase; the encoded protein is MAKMYYNGDANAEFLNGKTVAVIGYGSQGHAHSLNMKESGVNVIIGLRKGRSWDRAVEAGFEVLSVGEATAKADVVMILLPDEQQAKVYKEEIEPNLKGQALMFAHGFNVHFNQIVPPADSDVLLVAPKGPGHLVRRTYTEGAGVPAIFAIYQDVTGKAQELALAYAKAIGSLRAGAIETTFKEETETDLFGEQAVLCGGLTSLIKAGFETLVEAGYQPEVAYFECLHEMKLIVDLIYEGGMENMRYSISDTAEWGDFVSGPRVVDARVKETMKEVLKDIQDGKFAKGWISENQANRPMYTAIKNRENEHQIEVVGRELRKMMPFVNDAKQKEVVGSAKN
- the ilvN gene encoding acetolactate synthase small subunit, with translation MKRIISLTVLNQPGVLNRITNLFSKRNYNIDSISVGPTEHEGVSRITCVVQVENENIIEQITKQLNKQVDVLKVIDITDQSIVSRELALIKVQTLPNTRNEIYSLIEPFRASIVDVSKDSIVIQITGETDKIEAFIELIKPFGIKEMARTGTTAFPRGMQIHGTQKLNIV
- the ilvB gene encoding acetolactate synthase large subunit, which encodes MLQKTALTNTENQQQVVSGAELFIKALERENVEVIFGYPGGAVLPIYDSIYDTKIRHILPRHEQGGIHAAEGYARITGKPGVVIATSGPGATNLVTGIADAMMDSLPMVIFTGQVATSLIGSDAFQEADVLGITTPITKHNYQVRNIEDIPRIIKEAFYIASSGRPGPVLIDFPKDIATGKVNYKEDDQEVNLPGYQPKTVPNYLQIRKLTEAVSSAKKPVILAGAGVLHSKATEELKNYVEQQQIPVVHTLLGLGGFPADHELFIGLGGMHGCYAANMAMYEADLLINIGARFDDRLTGNLKHFAPNATVAHIDIDPAEIGKNIPTTIPVVADAKEALKQLISQDGKPPVHQEWVEQINQWNKEYPYFYNENSDLGYIKPQKVFEMIYEKTNGEAIVVTDVGQHQMWAAQYYRFNKADKWVTSGGLGTMGFGLPASIGAQLAAPDETVVMFSGDGGFQMCLQELQVISEHKLPIKMVIINNQSLGMVRQWQELFYEERYSHSLIPSQPDFVKLAEAYGIKGYQINTNEEADTILNEVLHNDEPVLLDFRVEPKECVYPMIAPGKGLHEMEGVKPND
- a CDS encoding metallophosphoesterase, translated to MKVLIVSDSHGLTSELEKIYEKHQNEVQLFIHCGDSELEPDHPAMKNYVVVGGNCDFDERLLEEILENVGNKTIFITHGHKYSVKSNLMNIAYKAKEVGANIVCFGHSHYLGAEMDRGILFINPGSIRLPRGRIEKTYVILDMGEKEYQLHIFDLEKGELPGLTQTFLYQE
- a CDS encoding XTP/dITP diphosphatase; its protein translation is MKSVIIATKNAGKAKDFQKILGPYGVEVKTLLDFPAIDDVEETGETFEENAILKAEAICKKFNEVVIADDSGVVIDALDGRPGVYSARYAGEDKNDEANNDKVLKEMAEVPEKDRGARFYCAIAVAQPGKPTIIVNGTCEGVILFERRGTNGFGYDPIFYVSSMEKSMAELTPEEKNQISHRAVAMKKLETQLTELFKKS
- a CDS encoding GerMN domain-containing protein; translation: MPKSKYKITLALCVVGTALFLSGCGLIGGDDKAVKIDPPQDVTYTDEDVEVTEQEAEEEVTKETDEKAVEETIKTELYLIDKNGYVVPQTIDLPKTESIATLALEYLVKNGPITEMLPNGFQAVIPADTKLSVNVKDKVATVDFSNEFKEYQAEDEEKILQSITWTLTQFDSIDKVKLQLNGHPLEEMPVNGTPINTELSRKDGINLDTSHVADLTNTKPVTVYFIGGEKDSYYYVPVTKRVSNSIDDNITAAVNELIDGPGVSSNLLNEFRSEAKLIDEAKVEDGQVTLNFDESIYSSFEEKKISEHVLNTLVLSLTEQPGIESVAVTVNGKAELMDEEGKKITEPVSRPEKVNTGSY
- the racE gene encoding glutamate racemase encodes the protein MKRPIGVIDSGVGGLTVAKEIMRQLPNEQIIYLGDTARCPYGPRPVEEVKAFTWQMTKFLLEKNIKMLVIACNTATAVVLDEIRHELSIPVLGVIHPGARAAIKATRNRQIGVIGTVGTVKSAAYEKALKQINKRAKVASLACPKFVPLVESGEYAGHVAEKIVAETLHPLKDKGLDTLILGCTHYPLLEPVIQNVMGNSVKVISSGEETAREVSTILFHSGLLNIEDRESDAEHIFYTTGSKKMFSKIASDWLEEPTEKVVSIKLS
- a CDS encoding response regulator transcription factor, with protein sequence MKENDYTHKPLLTKREREVFELLVQDKTTKEIAGELFISEKTVRNHISNAMQKLGVKGRSQAVIELLRMGELKL